tggtggaagggggggtggacgtggtggacggggagggaTTGCTGCTGGacggagggggttggggcagGATAAGCAGAAGGGTCcgggtgggtttggtggtgtgaggaagggtgggagagggagggcgTAGATATGATGGAATGGGACTTTTgtgggattttttttttgattttggggCATGTTCACTGCTGGTGTTTAGGTTGAGGGAAAAATAATGAGTTTGAGGTCTAGGTTTTGGGTGACACTGATGCTGGTTCGCCTCACGAAATCGACCAGAAAAGTTGGTGGGAAAGCGAACGTGACATAACGGTGTTTGGGTTCTTGCTTTGCATTCCCCCGAGAAGAGTCCCATCACTCGCAGGAATGGCTGTGCCAACGACATCGAGATGGCGGGTTTTAGGTTCTTTACCAAGCTAATCCATCAACATGCCGTAtttgctgatgttgatgacTTTATCTCGATGGACTGAATGCTGAAAAACGGAAGAACTGATCGAGGAACGACTAGTTAAAGTCGGATTATACCGCCGTCGTGGatctcctctccctcgccaagctcCTCTCCCCACACCAACACTTTTTATCAAccttcgccatcctcaccaccctcatcctctaccccctctcccaccccctccacggCCCTTGTTGCGATGCAGGGAGTTAAGGGCAATGAAGGGCTCAAGTTTTTTGGAAGAAGACTGGGAGaaggtgggttgggtggaaaGGGGCAAGAGGGGGTTTTCCGGGTGGATGATTGGGCCGCAGAGGAGGTATGGGGAACTGAATGGAAGGAGAGAGGcagaaggaaaggggggttgatgtggaTGGCGAACGGGGAACAGCGACGAGATACCAATGGTGGAAAATCTGGACAATTCACTGTTTTTAtgtgggttgtttgggttggcAATTTTGGCGATGCAGACTCTTGCTGTCTGGGGTAGAAGGGGCaatggaggagagggagattggCGAGGGAGTCGTTGCTAGTCTCGTGGTGGTCGAGTGGGCTGAGGTGTCTTCCAAGTCTAGAATAAGAAGCCCCATGTGAAACCGAACATCTGATCACCCACCCTCTCTGACTTCGCTCACACCCAATCACACCTCACCATTGATACAATCACATCCTTATTTCCCATCAATCTCATGTACACTACTCAAcatctttctttctctgtcTGTTTCTGTCGACTCCTGAATCCTGAAAGTACTGTTTATGTtaacaagacaagaaaaacTAAGCTAACAGGGAAAAAAAATTCATAACATTGGGTCATAAGATTTGGTCAtaaaacaaacaacacacAAACATCccccgcccttcttctttcctcctcctttggtTTGGTCATAAAATAGTCGTCATTActctcaacccccttcctgtACACAAACCAGTCGGATACCacacacccaacccaacacaaGCCTAAAAGCTACCCAACCGCTAAGGGGAAGGGCCCAATAGGTCCATGAGAGAGGTGATAAGTGAGTACCGCCATGTCCCGACAGAAGAAaggagaaaacaaaaaaaaggaaaaacagggaaaagaaaaaaaaaggaaactATCCGAACAAAAGGCCAAACGAGACAAACAACCTTGCAACAGGCAAGacatatcctcctccctccaagGATAATAAAAACAAACACCTGATAAAAACTTTGATccccttttttgcttttctttcccAACAGAGATGGAAgcgaaaacaaaaaaagatcCAACACCGCCGAAATAAGATAACTCGAGAGGTATCCGAAACCGacaactccaactccccaaaaACTGTTGGCGAAGAGATGATAACGCCAAATAACCCAGGGGGTACCCCATATAGACAATCTTTTGACACATGTACGCCAAACATTCCCACCCATATATCCCAACAAGCAGTCGAGTCCAACATATTTTTCCTTATTCCAAACACActcccagctcctccccttcttcggTGTTGCTTGTTGCTTTCCACCCCTTGACTCTTCCACATCAGACACAGCCGCCGTTCACCACCCGCTCTGACTAGGATGAACATACACCTCCCCCCTGTTCTCCTGTCCGCTCCCGctcatcccactccccccactGACACCGCTAaaactcctccccccgcTCCCCCAAGAAAATCCGCTCATCCCGCTATCCCTATGCTTCCTCTGCTTCCCCATCAAAACCTGCAaactctccctcttcaccctcctctcctcgtcaatgtccaccaccaccgccttgcCCGTGTAGTACGTCCTCGGAATCTTGGGCACCTTTGGAATCCCCCTATTCGCATCCGGAATAACAACCTCATTCTCCAgctccatctccaagctcctcctgATCCGTGGCTGGTGCCCATGCGAGGTGTAAAACGCCGAGGTAGGCGGGGTGATGTTTCTTCTCGAAGGGGAAGATTCGGTCAGAGTCGCCAACGGCAGGCTGTTACCCCTCTGATGCAGGACatgatggtgggggtgagggtgcgGGTGGGGGTGCGGGTGTGGGTGCGGGTTCGAAACGTGATAGTGAGTCGGGTGAGGCGTGATATAGGGCGCATCAAgcatcatctcatcatcgtcatcgtcataaCGGCTAGGTTGCACCATACTCTGCGCGACCTGCGCCGGAATGTTGATCCCCATATCGacatcctcttccctctGAACACtctgatgctgttgctgctgctgttccgcCGGCGGCGTCTTCGACCccttcgtcttcctcctcaacccaccaAGAAAActcgtcctctccttcttctccttcttctctttcgtCAGCTTCCCCGAGACCAAATTCCCAAAACTCATCTTGGACCTCAGCTTCGCCGATTTGCTCGGGCTTTGAGTCGGCGTATGCTGCTCCGGGTCCACGACCGTGCTCGTCGTGGTATAAAGCGACGCCCCCCCAAACAAACTAAACCCCGACATCGCCGACGAGGTCGACGGCCTCGActtgtgatggtgatgatgatgatgaccccCGTAAAAATTCGCTGTCTGCGTCGTAAAGTTCGTCTTGGTCGACGTCCGACTGTTCGACCTCCTCAGCTTCTTCACCAGCTTCCTAGTCGCAGTCTCCTGCTCCCCGTGAATGTCCTGACTCGGCCTCTTGGTCCCCCGACTCGGACTCGCATCCTCCGaattctcctcctccggcggtggcggcggaggcgccCTCGTTGGCGCCGCCGGACTCCGAAAGCTCGCAGTCGAAGGGGCAGGTCGCAGCTGCTGTTGACTGTTCACGGCAGCCAACCTATCCGCGAACGACCTCCTATCCCCATTGACATACAAACTACTCGTCGGGCTCGACGGTCCAGAAGGCGACATCGTTCCCGCAACCTGCAtctccgtcgtcgtcctcgtcatcggcgCGCTGGCAGCGTTGCGAAGGGGATGTCTAGTCCCCTTGATAGCATGCGCACTGAAAAACCCCGAAGCCTGCAAACTCTTGTAACTcgccagcacctcctccctaGAGGGATAACTCGTCCCGTTCGCCGCACCAGTAACAATACTCGGTGGCTTCACCGGGCTCGCCGGCCTGGACGACGACGcctccttcttttgctgttgctgttgtggttgttgtgatTGTTCTGCCCTGGTCACCAccttcgccctctccccatgcccctgcccctgcccctgcatcatcaccccctccatacTCCCCGAACTCCTACTCCCCCTCAGCTTCTCCCTCACGCCATCCCAAAGCGGCGCCAAAAAGCCGCTGCTCTTTTTCTGTTGCACCTGTCCGCTATACCCGCCACCCCAAACCTGCAAACTGCTCCTCGGCCTCATCAACGGATGCCCACCAAACCCCGACATTGTCGGGCTCGCAGGAGTGGACATTGTCACTCCTCCCCCGTGATAAgtcgaagaagaggacgacggAAAATAAAATtgcctctcccactcccgtatctcctcctcggtttTATTCCCAGTGATGAATTCCGGCGGGGGCACCGCGCTGACGCGATCGTTCATGCTCCCTTCCAGAAACCTCGACTGTCCCTTTTCGGGAGAGGACCCCCGGCGggcgtgttgttgttggtgttgttggtgttgttggtgggaTTTGCGTTCGGCGAAGGATGGTTGTCGGGGGGTGTGCGATTGTTGCGattgctgttgtggttgctgttcTAATTGCGGCCACAGCGATAAaccaggtggtggtggtggtggtggtggtggtggtggtggtggtggcatctCTGCCTGTGTTGGTTGTTGCAAAGAGGCAATCGCCATTGTGTCTTGTGTTCGACAGCTcgttcccctcccccctgaaAACTAGTACATAAACCCACTAAAACCCCGTGGCTGGAAAACAAGGTGAGTGGATAATGTTGGATAAAAAAGGGTGAGGCCCCGTAAAAACcgcggcggagagggcgcAATGCGAAATCGTTCGGTTTTGTCGTGGCGCGCGTGGATGGATATGCGGTGAAGtaggtggagagagagagcgcgCGAAACGATGCAAGGGAGCGGTTATAAAAATCGGGGGGTCggggggaaagaaaaaaaaaaggacagcggttttgtttactttctccctctctctctctctctctcccgaCTCCCAAGTAGTCGGTAACACTCCACAATCGCGCCAAAACCACGAGGTAGAAGTAATAAAAtattctttctctctctccgaCGATGCAGCTTGTTTGACAGAgagaccaacaacaacaacaacaaaaaaacaaaaaagcgAGAACTGAGGACGGCGAAGCTTGTTATTTtggagcaagaagaagcagcagcagcagcaagcagtaCAGAGGAGTAGCGGCAGCACCTCCACTGGACCTGCAGCAAGCTCTCGCAGCCAAAAGCAAGAAAACGCGACCCGGCAACGGGCTTGACAACGGGACCCCTGCATGGCACAGACCCCGACCCCACAATGCAGCCAATCACCAGCCTCCCTTGCCTTGGTTGTTCCAAATgagcatcctcctcgagcgTGACCTCAACCACCTTTTTACCACGCTGTATCACGAGCAACACGTGAAAAAGACGCGGTTACAAACACGGTCACGGtagggagagaaagagagagagagagagagaggaagacGCGCATAAAAATTGATATTCAAACACTGTTCACATATCGCGATTCCCAAattccaaaaacaaaaaaaaaatatccGCTGGCCGATCCCAGGCCTCCCTGCATATAAGATGTATAAGTCCACACTCCcagccaaaaaagaaaatcacAATCTGATCCTTTGCAACCAGCTTCAACTTTTCGtcgcctccccaacccacccacccacccacaacAAAACCTCCCAGCAGTCGCTCTAAATGAAGAGTGCCAAAGGAAAACAGAGAAAATGAAGGTCGTACGTATATGTGTCGCGGCGTGCTATGTGCGTTCCAACAGGTATAAAGAAGCAacgggaagaagaaaaaaaaagagtcaAAGGGAACGTAAAGAACGTCTGTGTCCCTCGAGCAGTCCAGTCCATGGCTCGTTGAAAGCCTGGGTTTCAGATGCCCATCCCATATAGTCGCCCGTATATACACTAAAAATCACAAAGAAGATGACCCGCCTGGGCAACAAAACTCCAAACACCTAGCCCAACAGTACGCATCAAACCATCAAGCCATCAAGCAAGGGGGGTATCTTGACTGCTACTCGGGACATTGGTCGGCCGGAACCGTAGTATAAAATCCAGCCGCTCTCGAGTAGATCATGGGCCCAAGCCCGGCATCTGGATCCTCAGAGGAACCCTCGTCGCGGGCACCATCCTGGAACCGCCTAGGTTGGTCAGCAGTCTTGAAGGACTGGTCGTGGGCCCGCTTCGAGCCAGCGTACTGCGTTGTCATGATGCGGTCAACGGGGCCGGCAGCCGGCGCCGGGAAGTTGGGACGGGCGGCCTGAAGCGCCGTCGGACTCGGCAACGGGAGCTGGCTGGCGCCGGGAAGCGTGCTGGTTTGGGGTCCGTCGACCTGGATGGGCGGCAGGGACGGCATCTTGGGCGGCGGCATGCGGTGCGAGTTGTGCTGCGGGAAAGCCGGAAccaagggagggagggtgacgTGGCCAGAGGATGACCTGAAGCCCTGTGGTTGCGCGCTGTCGCGACGAGGAGCCGGGTTGAGAGGCGCATACGACGACTGCGAAGGCGTTCGCTCGCGCTGTCTGTACgaagggggcggtggtggaggagcagcctGGTACGAAGTCTGCGATGGGTACGGCGCCGCCTGGCTTGGTGGGTACACGGGTGAAGCGGGAACCGAGGGAGGTTGAGCAAAGTtttgaggtggtggctgaGAAGGATACTGGCCGTTGGGGCCTCCGTTGAGGAACTGAAGGTGCCCTCCCTGGGAGCCTGGCTGTCCAGGAAATTGCGAAGGGTAGTCGGCCATCGATGGGCGGCGCTGCGAGTCGGCAGGGTAGGGAGCCCGTTCCGCGCTTCCGCTCATCGATCGGTTGCGGTTGAAGTCAGGCCGAGCATCGGCCACGGGCGTGGCGGTTCTTCGAGAACGTCTTCGTGCATACTCGTCATCGCCATTGTCATAGTCACCAGCACCCTTTCCATCACGCCGTCTCATCCTAACATCGCGGCGAATGCGGACACGGCAGCCTTGCTCGGCAACCATGCGGCTGAGAGCGGTGCTTTCAGCCAAACCAGGGAACTTCTTGGCGCTGTAGACGACGAAGTCCTGCGACTTGACCTCCATCCTGAAGTCAAAAGAGCCTCCCTGGGCCGGGCTGGAGCTCTGGCCCTCGGAGGCCGAGCTGTCGCTCTGCGggtccttgtccttgtcctccttggtctcctcgTAGAGGCTGAACGTCAGTCTATAACGGCCCTCGTGCCTGACAGACAGATCAGGGAACAAGAAATAGCCGGCTTCGGTAGGACGGTCCAGATAAGCCATTCCAGACACGGGCATACCGGTCAAGACGGGCGGCgtgttggctgctggggtCTGAACGCGACCGTGGGCCATGACTCTGGCATGTTCGAGAGTGGCGTAGAGAAAGAAGTTGGCGTTGTACAGGAAAGTGATATCCTTATCCTGGGCCGCCTCCCAAGTATGGCCCTCATAGACGCGCAGCTCCACAACGGGAGGCGGGTCGACGGGACGACGGTCAGCCGATGCTATTGCCATGTTAGCAAACTGGCTGGATCACATACAAGAACGATCAAGGAGCCACACTCACACTTTGGGCCTGAACCGCATGCTCTTGCGCGCTCGGGTTGCTGGATGACCTTCAAGCAGTACCACAGGGTGCGTCCTCCCTTGGTTGCGCGGCTAATGATATGCGGAGGATTTGGCTCAGCGACTTCCAGGGCCGGCATGCCGTGAGAGGCTGATGGAACAACTTGTGCGCCCATTGTGTCCGATCTCTCGTCCAAATTCCTTTCCTTCAAAAATCCAACAAGACACACTTGTCGAGGCGACAAGCTAACAATATCAATCAAACAGACAGACCTCCCTCAAatgccaaaaaaacaactGTACAAGCGCACCGTATCAGCATCAACTCATGCGCGTCGCCAGATGGCCAAACTTTCAAGAAAAAATGCGCGAGTGACTGGCTGCAGCTGTCAGTCCAATGCTCATCGTACCTTTGTGGCTCCAGCAACAGATAAACAAGACTCGAACGGTcgtcaatcaatcaatcaatcaatcaatcaaaCAGTTCGCAATCGATACCGAAATCCACACAAAATCCTAATGCCGAATTGAATCAAATCAAACCAACAACCGCTTGCAGCATTAGATTCTGGGTGCGATGCGCCGATGGTGTGTTGCGAGAAAGCAGGAGtcgggagggtggttgttgagtggGCGAGATGGAGACGGAAGAAGGGGGTCGGCCAGAGGTTCCAGAAACCAGAGTGACGGTAAGCTGGAAAAGCACGGTCGGGTCCGATGTTTATTGGCCGGTCCACGACTGGTTCGTCTCAGCCAGAAAACAGACTGGTGCTGCCGCCGTCGGTCTAGAGAGTTGGCCGCGACGCTGGATCTCAAAGatgctgtcgctgtcgctgtcgagAGGGTGACAGGTTGACAGGTGACAGTCAAAAGTCAAACAGAGTgcaggaaggggaagacAGGCAAAGAGGAGAGAGCAGAGAAAAGAGGATCGGTTCGGCGGCCCTGGCCTGGAACGAAGGGGAGCGAGGCAGGGACAGGAAATGAAATGAGCGGGCGCAAATGTGACGGCTCGTGCATGGGAGGTTGCATCTGAAGTGGGTGCCGGTCTCTTCACACTGTGTGCTACCGCCCGTCTGGAGGGCTCCAGAGTTCAGCGAGTTTTCCCCAGCGGAGAGTCCTTCCCGACCCAGCGGGAGCGGGTGGCCAGGCCGCGGGGGGACACCGGGACTCGACACAGTGCGATGTGCATCATTCGAGACATGGGTTGGCCGCTCCCAAAGTTTCCCCTTTGGGTTTAATGCTGTGCTGCCGTTTCTCGGCCCCACGGACCACCTGCACCCGACCATCTGACCAATccttttgggggttggggatcCAGGGTTCAGGTTCTGCCGCAGCTTTACACGTACAGGTGAGAAGCAACGGACATGATCTCCTCGAGTACCGCAAACGTTTCTTCTTTCCCAGATATTGTCACTTTTTTCCGCAAACCGGTAAGGTATCAATCAAGATTCAAAACGGGCCAAAACCGTGGATCAAAAACATGGTTGTGGTTcacgccaacaccaacaccaacactcGGTAAGGTAACGCCTGTCGCTGCCGCTGTCGCTGGGCGCTGTTACGGCTGCAtttctcctgctgctgccgccagcCACAATTTCGCCAAAGGCGACCTCGGGCCCCATGGCACGTTTTGGCCAGGTGCCGTCCCTCCCTCGTCCCTTGTTGGGAGTCAACACACCCGGTTTGGGGGTGCTTTTGATGCCGAAGAACGGCCGGAATTCTGAGATATCGGTATTCAGCCTGTGATTCGAGAATGAATTGAGTTTCCTTGTCTTCTTtcaagcttcttcttcagcgaCCGGGCTGTGCCATGCTGCAGGGAAACGTGGTGTGGAAAACAGGCCGGTTGCTAGCTCTTAGCTCGGAGATGCCAAGCCGCTATCCCTCGTTAGCACCAGATGGCGTGCAAAGCACCTTTGAACGACCCATGCCAAGCATCGTCCGTTTTGATCTCCGCCTTGACCATCATCAGTCTGCCAGTGACTGTGCCAGTCGCCGGGCAGTCACCAGTCCCACGGCAGAGGACACGTTGGACCGTGCGGGCCACCATCTTGTCATCTTTGGGTCGTCCGCCATTGGTCAGTTGAAGTCTGAATGAGCgagacaagacaaagacGAGAGAAGACAAGagaagacaagacaagagaaGAAACGGCTCTTCCCGTGTTGGAATGTgcaaagtaaaagaaaaacatTGGAATGCTCTCCCATCAAACAAAGAAACACCAACATTCCCAGCCAACCTCAGTTCTGGGATCCCCGAGATTCAAAACTCCCGGGCCCAGCGTTTTGGCTTTGTCTCTTGCTGACCCGCACACACCCGCTCCGCACTCAACCACCAGGCCGGtccgccgccgtctccgCCTCTCTCCAGACCCCACGCCTCTCTCCAGTTTCTTTGGTCATCGTTTCGTGGCGTCGAGCCAACAAAGAATTGGACGGTtccatgcccatgcccacGGTGCCTCTTTGACGTCTTACTCGTGCTTGTCAGCCTTTCGAGCCTGTACAGTAGTCTGATCGCCGATGACGAAGTCAATGCCAGTCAGTGGTTGCCAggcagacagacagacagacagacagtCAACTATAGTGGCATTGCATCGGCCCAAAGCAACCAACCTGCTTCCCCGCGCACCCGCATTGACAGCTTTTAGCTGATCCTTTCTCTGCCTGCAGGTACGTAGGTACTATattgagagagagagagagagagagatgtaGTAtgtgcccctccaccacGTCTTTTTTCTCGCTACACTAGAAATAAAACGGAAGAGGATGCATCCATATTACCTCCTCAATCCACTCCACACACCTGCGTACGCAACACACACCTTTCCAACTCGGTGGTTCTTGGGAGAAGAGCTGCCCTGCTAAACCATGAAACTGGTAACCTCACAACAATTGGATGGGCGTCCATGCTGAGCCACCGTCCGAGACCCGTCCACGCGGCCCGCACTACCATTTTTATCTATCTCATTGTTGCCACACGGCTACCTTCTTATCACGCTTGTCTTTTCAATAGTCATAATTCAGCCTGATGTGTGCGTGGTCCATCTCCTATCAAGCTTGCCCATTTGACATGTGTAGGTACTTGTCTCGGGGCCGAAGTGATTAAGCCCCAGACTTTGGATTGCACTCGGCAGCCATAGAGGTTCTCATTTTTGGACCACTCCCTTACAGCAAGCGCCCTTTTTCAGTCTATTCTCACAAAAAAACGGGCCGCTATCCCTGGTACCGGTTTTTTGGTCTTGACAGTTGCTGACGTCTGGTGCTTGTTCGTTCTCGTCATTGTATCCATCTTTTGGGCATCCTCAAGTTCCACAAGGCTTACCACACCACAAAAAGGCACACACCAACTTATTAAACCCAACTCCCCACCTTTTGGGGTCGACcatgagctgctgctgtgtatCATTGGCAAGTCGGGACGTTCGGGTGGTCTTGTGTGTAAAACAGGTCGGGTCTGGGTCGGTGACACTTGTGAAGcgtgagaaaaaaaaaaaaaaaaaaaaaaaaaggggggccgCACTGTTTGTGCTGCAAGTGCATTCACACGCCATCCACGGAGTGGTGAAGGTTAagtggtgagggggaggtaggCTGACTGGAGGGCTGATGGGGGCCTGAATGAGGCTTTACCTTTACGATAGGTAGACTAAGAGGTTATCCTCTGTTTTTTAGGATATGTTGCTGACTTGCTGGGTTACTGGTATGACCGTTACTTGGACTGAGCTCCTCAACGATGATCGATAGGCCTTTATTGTTATCCTTCCAAGCCTTGAGCTTGCGTCGCAATTTCCATCATCTTGTCCACAGCGAGGGTAGGCACGAGCGGCACAAATCCCCTCAGCACGTTGCTTCCTTCCCGCTGGAATCGATTGGCTCCTGCCTGCAACCCAATGGCGGGAAAGCTATTGTAGGTGGAAGGCATACCTGAGACCGCCCCTTCCAGCTTGAAGATACCTAGAGAATTTCACCATTCTGCCACCCATAATTTCAACCGCGGCGAAACCATCACTCATGGCTTCCGGTATCTACCAGTATCTGCCTCTTGCGGCGCCCACCAGTATACGTCTTCTGTGCTTGCTCCCAGCCGAGGACCCGACGTCTCCGATTCACTGCCGAGTCCTTGACTACAATCTCTCGATCCCTGGCGGAACACACTTGTACGAAGCTCTGTCTTACGCCTGGAGGCAAGGGGGCGAATAACCAGCACCACGTTGTCGTTGACGGGAAGGAGCTTGCTGTGACACCAAACCTCCATGCCGCCCTGCTGCGCCTTTGAAATGCACAGCTACAGCGCATTCTCTGGATTGATGCCATCTGCATCAACCAGCGGGATATCCCCGAGAAAACGAAGCAAATTCAACTCATGGCCCAGATCTACAGCAAGGCGGCACGGGTTATAGTCTGGCTCGGTGAAGCAGAAGACGGTGGGGACAAAGCACTCGAGCAGCTCCGTCAGCTTTGCATCCGATGATACAAAGGATGGTGATACACCCAACCGAGAGGTCCTTTCATTGCTTCGGCGGTCGTGGTTCAGGCGCATTTAGGTAGGTGAACAATGGACTCTTCGGGCATCATATCCAGGCACGTGTGTTACTAATGGTTCTCTCTTACCAACAAATTAGATTCTGCAGGAGGTCGCGGCCGCACGAAgtatcatcatcaaatgCGGATCAGTAGAGATTGATGGCCATGCCTTCGCCGTCGCTCTCGACTCCAAGCTGCCGCCTCGCATCTGCCATACCTTGCCCCCATTGCACAGTCTTATACAGTCGTTGACGCACCTCATGAAAGGGGCAGCATTTCGTCAAAAAACCGTCGGTGAGGGCGCCTTTCCGTCACTCCAGGGCCGTCCCATCGGCGAGTTAGTGGATATGTATCACAACCGCGAAGCCACCGTCCTTCATGACAAATTATTCGCGCTGTATGGGATGGCAATTCAAAGCTTCACACCGGATTACAGTATTTCATGGTACGAGGTGTTGCGCCAACTCTCTCGACGCATACTGGGTAGTACTCAGCTGATCAGGACATGGAAAAATTACAGAAATGGCCGTGATCAGGGGGAAAGGGACTCTTTCGGGCAGGGTAGCGGAGGTGAACCAAGTCGCGCAGGGTGGGCGGCAAAACGTGGTCATTGACTACACGCTGGCCGATTATGGGTGGTCGCCTGAAGGGCCTAGTGAGGCGACGTCCCTCCCGCCATCAGCAAACGCTGTCCGGCCGGGCGATATTGTGTGCAAGCTGAAGAATGCCGGGAGCCCGATGATCATTCGACCACCCGTGGATTACTTCTCAGTTGCCATGATCATGGTTTCTCTTAAACGACCATTACCCAATGAGAAGCCGGCTGTTTGGATGACAAAGagctttcttcttgtttgggACTGGACACATGGCGCATCAGGCCCTGATGCCAAGTTCGACGTTCTGGTTGCGCGTCGTGATCTTGATCACGGGCTCGATGACcggttgagggggtttgacATGGCTTCCGTATTCCTGGAGAAGCCAGCAACACTGGCAAGACCCGTAGATTCTCCCAATCATTCGAAGATACAGGGGCTCCTTAGCGACGGGGTTAAGTTAGCTGAGAAAGAGTACGGGCGCAACGACCGGAAGACAGTGAACGTAAAGATCAGGACTGCTCTGTATGACTGGGACgtgaggaagttgagggaggtCAGAGCAAAGCTTCGACGACTCATGGAAAAGAGGCTGCGCGTTGAAGGCCTCTGCCCCAACCTGATGACGGACTGTGAAAGCTTGGCCAAGCTGTAT
This window of the Podospora pseudoanserina strain CBS 124.78 chromosome 3, whole genome shotgun sequence genome carries:
- a CDS encoding hypothetical protein (EggNog:ENOG503PHCQ), with amino-acid sequence MAIASLQQPTQAEPPPPPPPPPGLSLWPQLEQQPQQQSQQSHTPRQPSFAERKSHQQHQQHQQQHARRGSSPEKGQSRFLEGSMNDRVSAVPPPEFITGNKTEEEIREWERQFYFPSSSSSTYHGGGVTMSTPASPTMSGFGGHPLMRPRSSLQVWGGGYSGQVQQKKSSGFLAPLWDGVREKLRGSRSSGSMEGVMMQGQGQGHGERAKVVTRAEQSQQPQQQQQKKEASSSRPASPVKPPSIVTGAANGTSYPSREEVLASYKSLQASGFFSAHAIKGTRHPLRNAASAPMTRTTTEMQVAGTMSPSGPSSPTSSLYVNGDRRSFADRLAAVNSQQQLRPAPSTASFRSPAAPTRAPPPPPPEEENSEDASPSRGTKRPSQDIHGEQETATRKLVKKLRRSNSRTSTKTNFTTQTANFYGGHHHHHHHKSRPSTSSAMSGFSLFGGASLYTTTSTVVDPEQHTPTQSPSKSAKLRSKMSFGNLVSGKLTKEKKEKKERTSFLGGLRRKTKGSKTPPAEQQQQQHQSVQREEDVDMGINIPAQVAQSMVQPSRYDDDDDEMMLDAPYITPHPTHYHVSNPHPHPHPHPHPHPHHHVLHQRGNSLPLATLTESSPSRRNITPPTSAFYTSHGHQPRIRRSLEMELENEVVIPDANRGIPKVPKIPRTYYTGKAVVVDIDEERRVKRESLQVLMGKQRKHRDSGMSGFSWGSGGRSFSGVSGGSGMSGSGQENRGEVYVHPSQSGW
- a CDS encoding hypothetical protein (EggNog:ENOG503NZB3; COG:K); its protein translation is MGAQVVPSASHGMPALEVAEPNPPHIISRATKGGRTLWYCLKVIQQPERARACGSGPKSSADRRPVDPPPVVELRVYEGHTWEAAQDKDITFLYNANFFLYATLEHARVMAHGRVQTPAANTPPVLTGMPVSGMAYLDRPTEAGYFLFPDLSVRHEGRYRLTFSLYEETKEDKDKDPQSDSSASEGQSSSPAQGGSFDFRMEVKSQDFVVYSAKKFPGLAESTALSRMVAEQGCRVRIRRDVRMRRRDGKGAGDYDNGDDEYARRRSRRTATPVADARPDFNRNRSMSGSAERAPYPADSQRRPSMADYPSQFPGQPGSQGGHLQFLNGGPNGQYPSQPPPQNFAQPPSVPASPVYPPSQAAPYPSQTSYQAAPPPPPPSYRQRERTPSQSSYAPLNPAPRRDSAQPQGFRSSSGHVTLPPLVPAFPQHNSHRMPPPKMPSLPPIQVDGPQTSTLPGASQLPLPSPTALQAARPNFPAPAAGPVDRIMTTQYAGSKRAHDQSFKTADQPRRFQDGARDEGSSEDPDAGLGPMIYSRAAGFYTTVPADQCPE
- a CDS encoding hypothetical protein (EggNog:ENOG5038BVK; COG:M), which gives rise to MAQIYSKAARVIVWLGEAEDGGDKALEQLRQLCIR
- a CDS encoding hypothetical protein (EggNog:ENOG503NWPC; COG:M); this encodes MAVIRGKGTLSGRVAEVNQVAQGGRQNVVIDYTLADYGWSPEGPSEATSLPPSANAVRPGDIVCKLKNAGSPMIIRPPVDYFSVAMIMVSLKRPLPNEKPAVWMTKSFLLVWDWTHGASGPDAKFDVLVARRDLDHGLDDRLRGFDMASVFLEKPATLARPVDSPNHSKIQGLLSDGVKLAEKEYGRNDRKTVNVKIRTALYDWDVRKLRESKASTTHGKEAAR